tatttaaatgCCCTAATAGGTTGTTAATATTTTTATATGTGTTGGTGATGCGCAACTCTCAAAATTATACTCCTTCCGTTTCCATTATAGGTACCTACATTTGAATTTCGAGAGTTAACCAAAAAAATTTATATTATactttttttatgtttttaaataATTTTGAATTATCAATTATTATGACTTCTTTTTTTGATAGTTTTCAAAAATATAATTCTTATTTCAGAAAACTAAACATTTCATATTTGAATTCACTATCAAATTTAAAAATTTAGCTCTCAAAATTTGAATTGCGTCTCGTAAATTGGGGTAGAGTGAATAACCAAATTTGTCATCTGGTATTGTTCTGTTATCGTCTTCCAAGGATATTCATTTTGTGTGAAGTTGTCTTGGTAGCCGTTAATATCTTTTCACTATTCTAGAGGAATTCGAGATACATATACTAAAAGTTAGATTTTATCTCTAGTACTCCTTtcaatctatttttttttctttccacgTCCCTTTAAATTTATCGGTTGATTTCAATTAAATACTACTCTCTTTGTTACCATATTTATTGAGTAAAGATAAGGTTTAAAATAATGGTTAATTATatcttaattttttaaaatgaaaattaTTTTGGACCATCTATTTTTAGTAAGGACGACAAGTAAAGTGGATCAGAGGGAATAACTATTTTAACCAAATTAATTGCACTAACATAAAATGAAACAACTTAAATCACATATTTAACTATTTATATATTAGGTTCTACGTAAATTAGTTGATTTCAGATTTTCAGTGGCGCTTTATTTGACATGCCCTATTTGGTGTACTAacgtttataatttatttttggtGGGTTAATCAACATTGTCCTTTGCTGTTCACAAGAACTTGTGTGACCCAAGTTGTTGCTTACAATTTTTTGTCTTAGTTGAGctgttatatttatttatttatttttataaaaaagaaGTTGCGTCTGACTTAGGTTCTTGCTTTTGTTGATTTGTCTAGATAATTGGATACGGTTCTTTTCTTCTAGGTAGCTAATGTTGACCCTCTATTATCATGGAATAATATTTGTAATTTGGGATTTGTCAATTCACGTAGTCATCTGATTCTAGACTTCTAGTTGTGTTTTACTTTTATTGTGTTTGATTGGTCGAAATAGATGTTGACTCAACCGTTGATTGATTCAAATAAGGGTTTGTTTTATATGATGGGAAATGCTGTAAAATGTTTttctaataaatattttttggaaaaataaGTGATTTGTTAACTTATTTATCAGTGTTTGATAAGTAAGAAGAAGAATATTGCCCAAAAACTTTATAGGTAGACTAGGAAAACATTATGGGGCGGAGTCGAAAATTGAAGGCGTCGGGGTGGGTGAGTGGAGAGGAGACAATGATCTTGAAAATGACATTTATGGAACTTGTTTTTTCCTACTCTTTTAAAGAAatcattcttttaaaaaaaaatctagataATGTAACCAACCAAATATGAAAAAATTGGAAGAAGTTATGTTTTTCCCTATTACCAAAAACACCCTAAATAAATGATTTCTGTTTTGTATCCAAGGCCTATATTAGAGAAGCCCATCGTTCCAGACAATTTCTAACATTGGGCGTGGGCCCAATTTTAGCAATTGACTGTCTAACTGAGAATTGGATTTGGGCTCAATTAAAACCTTTGCAAATATTTGGACCTTGCCTGATGGGTTCTGGACTTTGGAGACTGCTTCTTGCTTTTCCTGTCGAAGAGGTTTATTTGGACGGAGACTTCCAATCAAATgtatttgaaaattttgcaaggATTTCCCTTCAATCGcacatatttttaatttttgtccttgttatttgtggtctttaacttCTGCCCTCGCTGCTCATCTACTGAAAATATTCACACCTGCTTCACTCAGCATAAGTTTTGTAACATTTATCTTCCGAAACTGGACTTTTGCTTCGCTCGGCATGTAAATCTGTAGGAATTATTGTTATGCAGGTTAGGTTCTGTAGTATTTTTAAATTTTGTTGTAGTGTTTAGAAACTGGAGTTATGCTTTTTGGGCGTGTGTTCTTTATCTTTTTTTAGTTAAATAACATGCCTGTTTTTGTGGAGTTTGATATGTTTTTTGGCCATTTTTATGTTGAGTTTTGATAGTTTTGCCGTGTCCGACATAACTTGTGTTATACTATGATACAAAAATTTAAAATTGTATTGAGCAGATATAAACGTATGTTGCACAAAAAGTgttgaagaacaaaaattaaagaccacggATACGAGGGCCAAAAACTATAGACCACCGCGAAATAAGGgaatttgtgcgaatgacccaaTATATTTGTTAGGAATGTCACTTTAATGATCGAAAATACTTCATACTCCAATCAAAAAGCTATTTTAAAGTGCTATATCTATACTACTATGTCTTGCGTGCAAGGAGAGTGATAAATAGTCAGTACAGTTAGAGGAAGTTTTAGAGATTTGCTTAAGCGTTTTCGGGTATATCTTATTTAGGCAATAGAGAACCTGCTGAGCTATGCTTCTCACTCAATTCTGCTTTAAAAAGTTTACAAGTTTAACATCTTAATTTGGTTGATAGATCAATTTTTTTAATCACAGGGTCTAAAGTGTCTTTAAAATGGTAAAACTAACACACCCATTGTGGGTGGTGGTTGATAGATCTCTACAAAATTGGAATAAGAGAATACAGATCATGTTCACAGtttattacccaaaaaaaaaaatatatatctatCGCAATTAGAggtcttttttattttaattcttATTCAATGATTGCAAAAATCTTCCCTTGAATCGTTATCCATTTGAATCTGCAAGGCTGCAACTAATCCAAGATACTAAAGAAAGACACTTCCATGGATGAAAAAAAAGCCTTCAAACATTTACATTCTACCAAAAACTATTCGTTTAATTTGCTCAATTATTTGTTACATCACGAATTGTTCGTCATTTTTATTGAATTAATATAGAGCGGAGATAGATAGGATCCCAAAAGCTTTTGCTCTTGATTAGAAGTCCGAATTTGAGTTATCTGAATAGAGACGCAAATTCAAAATAATCAAGCAAATGGGCTTCAAATATACATTACATAATAATAGGGGAAAAAACTATATTCATAGAGGATAATATAAATTATCGTTCGATAAATAAACTTTTACTCAACTGAAATAAAAAGGAAATCTTAGTATTTCTTATAATTTCGGCAATACAATATTCGGAATACAAATATGGAACTATTAATAGAGATAATGATGATATTCAAATAGTATAAATTCACAAATTCAAAAGCAAAAGGAGACCAGAATAATCAGCTAATACGGCGGCACAGGGTAATTCCATCACCAACAGGAAGCATACAAATCTCAATCCTTGGATCAGCTGCTAAAGCTTTGTTAAGTTCCAATACAAAGTCCCTGTAGTACCTAACATATTTCCTTAATGGAGCATCAGGTGGAGCCACCACAGAACCATTCCATAGGGTGTTGTCGTAGCCAATCACACCACCAACTTTTACTAGTTCTATTATCCTCTTGTGGTAGTTAAGGTAGTTGTCCTTGTCGGCATCCACGAAAATGAAATCATACGTGCCATGCTTATTTTTCTGAAATAAAAAAACAATTCAAGATGTCATTATCCAGTCTAAAAAAACAAGATAAAAGATAACCGACTTGATTAAAACAAGTAATATATCTTAgtttaaattaatttttataaatgaTTGATTACTTACGTCTTCAACCAATAGATCAAGAACAGGCAAAGCAGGTCCCTCTCTAAAATCAATCTTGTGAGCCACGCCAGCCTTTTGGATTACGGGCAAACCAAGTTCGTAATTTTCCTTGTTAATATCCATTGCCAGTATCTGCAAATTAAAAGCAAACACAAATACTTTATCAATTATAGTATTTGGGTCATGACCCCATAATAAGTTAAAGTGGCGTGCACGACTATAACTTATATATGGTGTTCTTTTTTTGGGTAGGAACTTATGTTTGGTGGTTATTGAGTGGTCAACTAATCCAGTAACTATATATATTCAAATTTAAGTGACCACCCCTTATTCTAAGTATGAAATTTAAGTTGTATGGGGTTGTGCCCAATGTCAAATCTCCACTTATCTTTGTTTTCTTCTAGTGCGGcttttctgtttttctttttctttctcccctttttcttctttttgtttttttatagGGCAAGACTAGTGGGAATTTATACCTTTTTTGGCCTCTGGCTAAGATCAAATGTAGTATATATTTTTATAAGGCTAACATTTAATACGTGGATCATCAATTAATATGATATTAATTCAATATTTCTAAAAAGAGGTCCATGACATTAACTTGCTATCAGGGCCTTCACGCTTTGCCTTAGCCTTGCACCCAATAAAGGAAAAAAAGTCGAGTGGGAATTTTTCAACAAAATGCACTGTATTTGCTAAAAATGTGTTACTTATCCATATATGATAATAATTGATATGTATGTACCTTTCCATCATCAGGAAGAGCAAGAGCAGTAGCAAGGAGAGAGTAGCCAGTGTAAACACCAATCTCCATGGTGTTTTTTGCATTGATTAACTTCAACAACATGCTCAAGAATTGTCCTTCATCTGCTGAGGTTGTCATTAAATTCCTGTTTCCAACAAATATCCATATTTTATATTTaggcaaccaaaaaaaaaaaactactataATCTTGATCTTTAACAATTAACTAATTAATCAACTCACCATGGATGCTTAGCAGTCAATTCTCTGAGCTCTTTCATGGGTTCTGGCTCTCTTGGGTATACGCTAGTCTCGAGTATGTACTGTAACATGTAGGAACTAATGATCATCAGACACGATCTATAACGGATGATGTCATAGGCAGATTAAAAAGTTAACCTTTTGTACTTTTAAATTATGGCTTCATAATCATTTAATTTGCTGAGTTTCGGTAGTTTCATCTATATATTGATATTCTTTGTTAAAAATACTAGATTCGGCTAAACTCATTATACAAAAGTTGCATCTGTCCCTTGATCGGATGATCGCATAGATTAAGCTcctgtttggccatagattttgaagttaaaacttgaaaatttgagtttttgaagTCGTGAATTTTGTAATTTGTAGttgcgtttggacatgcattttatttggaatttttttgaaattttgtgaGTGAAAATCCTCAAAACCAATCTGAACcagtttttggaacttgaaatTTCAGATATTTaaagataaattttcaaaatctgatccaatctatggccaaacgctagctaAGTAGAGGATGGTCACACATCGTCTACTTTTAGGCCGTTTAAATTTCTGAATTTGTCTCAATGTACTAAAACTATTCCTTTTTGGGAAAACCTAATTAAGAAAAAGTTGTCGTACCTGGTAAAGAGCATCACTTTGCAAAAGACTCTTGTGGCCAACCTCTTGGTGTTTGGCTACTTGAGTTTCCTGTGCTGCACCATTAGTCTCAGCCATGTTAATCTCTTAACTTTTTTCTCTTTGTAACTTCAGTTAGCTTTTCTTGTTTGTTTGCTTTCTCctaattttcttttccttttggtttctgatttttgaaggaaggaaatggaTGTATATATAATGGGCTGGATTAGAGGGGTGAGTTTATTTTCACTTAACAAATAAGGCTTGCATGAACATATGGGCCCACCAACTCTTCAAAAAGTTGGTGAGATTCCTCCATGGTGTGATGGTGTGAATGTTTTCTTTCTTAACATAAAAATAAATGGACTCAATATGTGGGACCTAATGAAGTTGTTGCAACCAAGTCTCAACCACTACGTCAGATAACGTCACGATTACCCATTTAAATTTGTGAAACTTGTCTTATTTACATACTTATTGTCAAATTTAATAAATTATGATTAACAAAGTTGGTATTATCATTAATTCATTATACTAGGAAAAATAATAATCTACTATAACTTTAGAAAGAAATCGTCCATTTCCAAATATATTTAAGTAGTTGCCTAAAAAGTAAAATATTGattttggttgttgataaatttatAAGGTTCACCTTCATGTTTATCCTATGTTAAAATTAATGGTGAGTTCATAACTTCAATTCAGTTTCTGTTAGTTGACAAAACTAGCTACGTACCTTCTAATTTGTTATATGTCTCCATCTAGGATTGATATTATAGGTTgtgtataattttttaaaatatattattatatttggaGATGGTGATTTCATACTAAAGTTAGAAGAGTATCTTTTTTCTAAAGTTATAGACTATATTACAAAAGTTATTGAGTATCTTTTTTTCTAAAATAATAGTAATATCAACCTTATGAACCATGATTAAGACCATTGTTCAAATAAGTAAAATCTTGAGCATTGACATGTAATTAAATAAGACAAATGTCACATTCTGAATAAGAATTTGGGGGTATTCTAGAGAAAGAGACCGAGACCTAAATTGGTTGCACTTAATGGAGATATGAATTTGACTGGTCCAGATCTTAGGCCATTAAATTCATTCGTTTAAATTAAGAtctaagtacttatttgatttgaataggtcttaatcattaaaaTCTTGAACAaaatcttaatatcattaagaacTTTTTTTGTAAGGATAGTTTTTACCACCAACCCCACCCCCTATACCAACCACCTACCCCCACTTACCACAACCACCAACACTACCCCAAAACCCCCACCCACCCCCACAACCCACCGACACCACCCACCGCCTACCACCACCCCCCCCCCACAACCCTCCCACCTaccaacccccaccccacccctaaaAACCCCACCTACCGCCCACCACCACTATAAAGCATCTCCACCATTAGTAgcgaacataaatgtttcattttttttgtcaaataatatttttattatattaaatttgcgtttatcttctaatatttagttactttttatttgaattgcatatatttattatgtttaaataaatacattatgcaaattcagatgttgaaaaataaatagtcttaatcattcagtgttcaaaTCTAGAGagtagagacaacatcttaatcattcagatgtgcattcagatttagacgtcttatagcctgtttggccaagcttttaaaatttgcttattttaaaaagtacttttttttaaagtactttaaaaaaaaacacttttagcgaaaagcagtttgtgtttagccaattaattaaaaaaatacttttgagcattcattagtgtttgaccaagcttttaaaaagtgcttctatttgtatttttctcaaaagtacttttcaaaaaaagtgcttttgggtaaaagctgttttttttagcttatgaaaaactgcttctgctactccccaaaaacacttattttctcccaaaagcttggccaaacacctcactttttttcaaataagcacttattgaaaaaataagtacttttgggggaaaaataagcttggccaaacaggctattaatcttaatgaaaacaaatgagagaAAGGAACCAAATCCGTATTGTAGTGCTATAATATTTGAAAgttacaaaaaaatatttttaaatatggaCAATTAAGGTGATATAATGTTACATAAACGGAACATATgaaatattttcttttacattacatatataaattttgaataAAAAAAGTAGGAGAAGATGAGCTCGAGGAAATGAGATCTCTTGCCCCCTtataatttgaataaaagaaaatgGTTTTTTCAAATttcctatatttttttttccagatctcTTGTAAAAGAGTAATAATTAAAAAAAGTTTGTAAACGGCTAAAAAACCATTTATCTCGATGGGCTAGGAGTGGGCCCTGAAATTGGTAAACAGTCATCCTACTTCCAGAAATGAAGAAAAGGGCATCCTCCAATTAATGAAaaataagtaggcgtttggtcattaaaatcaaatatttttcactttatttgaaattttgaagatGGAGCTGAAGaaggagttgtgtttggttatagtttttgcaaaaaatatttggttgtttgaatgcattgaaagtgaaaaaaaatgaaaacaaggttttaaatatttttcaaactccaaatacaacttcaagttgtatttggaatttatatggccaaacactgattttcaaataaagtgaaataatttcctggaaaaaagtgaaaattcttatggccaaaaGGCTTATATGTCGTTTGGTTACGTTGATGTTCCTTATGAAAGGTAGATATATTTCACTTCTCAATAAGCTTTTAGCTAAATAAAgcttaaataaatattttttacatatatttttttggGAATAAAAACAACCATCTGAGTTACAATTTTAGTCTGTTCGTCAAAATATATTTCTAAATTAACGATGCAAGTGTTTGGTGAAAAAACCTTTtttcttcatgattttttttttaaaatttcccaCCAAGTGTCCGGTATTCTAATTGAAGCCTGACTATATCGAGATTCGCACTGTGTAGGGCCCATTTATGGAAATGGGCTCTCTATGAAGGAATTTTTTTATCCGAAACTCGAATCCGAGACTTTTAATTAAGAAGGAGCAGTCTTATCCGTTACACTGCATCTTTTGGTGGTTGGTGAAAACTTCTTTAAAGTAGCTAAATTTTTGATATAATAACAAACAATCATGCCAAGAGTTGGTAAACGGTTCGTCCTCTTTAGACCCATTCCCCCCCTCCCTTTTTGGTGaagaaaaataagataaaatgatGCCAAATAGCACCTCCACTTTGACTTTCTTTTCGTGTACCCCTTTAATATTGTAATTTACTTCGGAATGGTTTAAGTACTGAGTGCGAATCTAAAGCAATAATTACTTTTACAACCgatatttcttttggcatggcaGAGTTGAAGTATAATACTGAAAGTATAGTTCTATGATAGTGAATTCAACGGCATCAATTATGATGATCTTGCTACGATAAAATTATAAATTTGATCTACCTGGTTCAGCTAATAATATTGAATTTTCTTTGTAAGTTCACCAAGTTTTGAAAAGAATGAAAACAATTATTTATGTTTTCTTCCTAACAAGTTTCTCTCATATCGTCGGTCGAATGCGTTATTGGGTTTTTCCTTTAAGACTATGGAGCCACAAATcatttaattttaataaattgTGACAACAAAATTTTTTGACACAATACTTATCGCGTATAGTCGTATCTAAAAGATTTTACTCAATATTAGTCGAAACATGAAACACGAATTTGGTAAGAATCATAAAGAGGTGTTGAATTATTCAAAATGAGTTGTACCAACTAATAGTTATAATAAAACTTGAGACGGAATCAAGGGCCTGCTTAGTGTGAATCGTGCAAGACTTCTTTGGTCAACTTTGTTCCCTATTTCAATTTCCGCAACTATTTTTATTTGTGATCATTTTTTAATTTTATCTATTATGGGGTATTAGTTTATCTTtttgaaaagaaacaaaaaagaatTGGCTTATCAGTCTAAGTTATCGAATTTCCTCAGTCTCTTTTGAATATAACGACGTTGTTAGACATAAGAAATACCTATTTTTGTTTGACTTGTCGGTTATTTTAGTAATAATAATATAGAAACAAATTAGAGTATGGTTGAAAAGTTAGTTAGATAAGGATAACACCACTTCAAAGTTAAACGAATTTTGAACAACTAAAATGAACTTAAATTGTTAAAAGCTGTAAAATTGAATCAAACAACAACCCATCTCCGAGACTCGGACTAGTTAAGGTAGGCAAtttatatatatcttttttcattCTATTGGGGCATATTTCAATACTCAATAATTCAATTTTAACTAAGACAAATTAGATGCTCGTTTGAAATTttcgcacttttttttttaaaaaaccctCCAGGTACTACGAgccaaaaaaaagtgaaaattacataaaatgatACTCTTAATAGTGTAATGATGTTAAGACTTAACACTAATATATACAGCATCAAGATATAAGAAGGCAATCAAATCAAGATAAAAATAATACTAGTAAAATGAAAAAAACGTGCATCAAGATTCAAGGGGCAAGAAGGCGAACACTCAGACCCCACAGAGAAAGGACCTTTGAGTGAAATGATCGTATTCCCTATAAAACATCCATTTATATCATTACAACATTTACTAGACTTATTACTCAAACAAGTTAGGCAAGAATTGTAAATACATATATTAGTAATTTAGAGGATATTTTTTACCGGGTGAGGTTTTTTGTTCTAAAAATAGACTATTTAGAGTAAAATTTAATTTGTGATTTCATTTTTTAAACTTAATAAAAAGAATGTGTTGATGATGGTTCTGAGGAACAAATAAAAGTTAATTTTATTGTTTGATGTTTGATTCATATATTGATTAATTCGAATATTAGGGAGTATAAGATAATTAATACACCAAATATTGATGTACTAACTTATACCAAAATTAGTTATGTAGGACTTGAAAAATCAACCAGCTACTGAGTAAAAGAATAGCCAACTTTAATATTAATAATATATTTATCCAATCCATCAAACCAAATGGGTCCATAAGAGTTTATAATGTCTAAGTCATAGGCGGAGGCTGGTGAGATTGGTGAGTACGGGTGAAGTTTTGAACTGTGATCAACTTAAAGTTATAATCAAGAAattaaaggaaaatattttcttaaaaaataagtAACTTTTATTATCTAGATTTAAGTATTATTTCAGCAACATTTATATGGGTGGAGGTGTTGTGTTGGTTTAGGGAAGGATAAAATTAGTATGAAATACATTTATCGAACTTATTTTCCCTAATCCTTGCAGGAAAGTTATTTTCCTTAAGAAAATGATTTACAAACATTTCGACCAACCGTGAAAAGAGTAAGAAAACACTTTTCTCAATA
The sequence above is a segment of the Lycium barbarum isolate Lr01 chromosome 6, ASM1917538v2, whole genome shotgun sequence genome. Coding sequences within it:
- the LOC132599027 gene encoding caffeoyl-CoA O-methyltransferase 6, which codes for MAETNGAAQETQVAKHQEVGHKSLLQSDALYQYILETSVYPREPEPMKELRELTAKHPWNLMTTSADEGQFLSMLLKLINAKNTMEIGVYTGYSLLATALALPDDGKILAMDINKENYELGLPVIQKAGVAHKIDFREGPALPVLDLLVEDKNKHGTYDFIFVDADKDNYLNYHKRIIELVKVGGVIGYDNTLWNGSVVAPPDAPLRKYVRYYRDFVLELNKALAADPRIEICMLPVGDGITLCRRIS